The following coding sequences are from one Leptolyngbya sp. NIES-3755 window:
- a CDS encoding hypothetical protein (conserved membrane hypothetical protein;~similar to AA sequence:cyanobase_aa:LBDG_10000) produces MNDFDRLEPDAIRHLRLFFYLLPVFGFFPAVWTLYRRSSSRQERILSRFVVKFAMGWLLLYGLMGASAFTSESAQLPLLLTASFMTSGYFVLNLYLMVRLWQRKTIELPLIGKVGRLL; encoded by the coding sequence ATGAATGACTTCGATCGCTTAGAACCTGATGCAATTCGGCATCTTCGACTCTTTTTCTACCTTTTACCTGTTTTTGGGTTTTTCCCAGCAGTTTGGACGCTGTATCGTCGATCGAGCAGTCGGCAAGAACGTATTCTGAGCCGATTTGTGGTGAAATTTGCGATGGGCTGGTTGCTTCTCTATGGATTGATGGGCGCGAGTGCGTTCACGTCCGAATCTGCTCAGTTGCCGTTATTACTCACTGCAAGCTTTATGACTTCGGGTTATTTCGTGCTGAATCTCTACCTAATGGTGCGATTATGGCAGCGAAAAACGATCGAGCTTCCACTTATCGGGAAAGTCGGTCGATTGCTTTAA